From Streptomyces sp. NBC_01754, a single genomic window includes:
- a CDS encoding LamG domain-containing protein produces MNVTTGRAPIGGSGRVRAAAAALCLTAATLTAAAAGGASPAEALTPPVTITADDLTTWQTNGIVWSMTAGDDGVVYAGGTFSTLRPPGAAAGTSERPALNFAAFDAATGSPTGCELSFTLSSGTATVRALALSPDGKTLYAGGQFGSVNGEGVSNIAAIDTATCTPRKNFKISVSATVRALDVTADTVYLGGDFNNVGGQTRKKFAAVTTGAALLPFTADADEVARALKVTPDGRHVALGGDFFTVNGTSSHALAVVDATTGALVKSYPGFIPNTSTVQDLATDATGLYTANEGTGLGVFDGRIAIDLADYQQRWRDTCLGATQAVLVHSGVLYSGSHAHDCSSMGEFPDQPRKHLLAQSVNDPKLLPWFPDTNDGIGEPVGPRSMTQTDKGGHHYLWVGGEFTTVNGIRQQSLTRFADGPDTGAPWVPNVSLSTLTPGRIDVNWQTSYDTDDGELTYRIYKDGASTPVHTTTGYSVFWDRPQLRWTDTDVAVGETHSYRITASDGTNTSAKSPARSATVAAKAERYPARVLSDGASLYWRYDEDTSTFAADATGNRDNGFLRNAPAYRQTPAAVAGESTAIGFDGTSQYAYGNTLFPAPTRFSVETWIKTTTTRGGKVIGFGNATMQNSTRYDKHVYMADNGRLLFGVYDGTYRTITTTGAYNDGAWHHVVATQGTGGTALYVDGQLRASSSTHTTNQNTPGYWRVGGDNLANWPSHPTSNFFAGQIDETAVYPTALSASQVSAHYALRTG; encoded by the coding sequence ATGAACGTCACCACGGGCCGCGCACCGATCGGGGGAAGCGGCCGGGTGCGCGCCGCGGCCGCCGCGCTCTGCCTGACCGCCGCGACCCTGACCGCGGCGGCCGCGGGCGGGGCCTCCCCGGCCGAGGCGCTGACACCGCCCGTCACGATCACCGCCGACGATCTCACCACCTGGCAGACCAACGGCATCGTCTGGTCGATGACCGCCGGCGACGACGGTGTCGTGTACGCGGGCGGCACCTTCTCCACCCTCCGCCCGCCGGGCGCCGCGGCCGGCACCTCGGAGCGACCCGCCCTGAACTTCGCCGCGTTCGACGCGGCGACCGGCTCACCGACCGGGTGCGAACTGTCCTTCACGCTCTCCTCGGGCACCGCCACCGTACGGGCGCTGGCCCTGTCGCCGGACGGGAAGACCCTGTACGCGGGAGGGCAGTTCGGCTCGGTGAACGGCGAGGGCGTCAGCAACATCGCGGCCATCGACACGGCGACCTGCACCCCGCGCAAGAACTTCAAGATCTCGGTCTCGGCGACCGTGCGGGCCCTGGACGTCACCGCCGACACCGTCTACCTCGGCGGCGACTTCAACAACGTGGGCGGCCAGACCAGGAAGAAGTTCGCCGCCGTCACCACGGGTGCCGCCCTGCTGCCCTTCACCGCCGACGCCGACGAGGTGGCCCGCGCCCTCAAGGTCACCCCCGACGGGAGGCACGTGGCGCTCGGCGGTGACTTCTTCACCGTCAACGGCACCAGCTCGCACGCCCTGGCCGTGGTGGACGCCACGACGGGGGCACTGGTCAAGAGCTACCCCGGCTTCATCCCCAACACCTCCACGGTGCAGGACCTCGCCACGGACGCGACGGGCCTGTACACCGCCAACGAAGGTACCGGCCTCGGTGTGTTCGACGGCCGGATCGCCATCGACCTCGCCGACTACCAGCAACGGTGGCGGGACACCTGCCTGGGCGCCACACAGGCGGTCCTGGTCCACTCGGGCGTGCTCTACAGCGGCAGTCACGCCCATGACTGCTCCAGCATGGGCGAGTTCCCGGACCAGCCGCGCAAGCACCTGCTGGCGCAGTCCGTCAACGACCCGAAGCTGCTGCCGTGGTTCCCGGACACCAACGACGGCATCGGGGAGCCCGTGGGGCCCCGGTCGATGACCCAGACCGACAAGGGCGGACACCACTACCTCTGGGTCGGCGGGGAGTTCACCACCGTCAACGGGATCCGCCAGCAGAGCCTGACCCGGTTCGCCGACGGCCCCGACACCGGGGCGCCCTGGGTACCCAACGTGAGCCTGTCCACGCTCACACCGGGGCGGATCGACGTGAACTGGCAGACCAGTTACGACACCGACGACGGCGAGCTGACCTACCGGATCTACAAGGACGGGGCGAGCACCCCGGTGCACACCACCACCGGCTACTCGGTCTTCTGGGACCGGCCGCAGCTGCGGTGGACCGACACCGACGTGGCGGTCGGCGAGACCCACTCGTACCGGATCACCGCGAGCGACGGCACCAACACCAGCGCCAAGTCCCCCGCCCGGTCCGCGACCGTGGCGGCGAAGGCGGAACGCTACCCGGCGCGCGTACTGTCCGACGGGGCCTCGCTGTACTGGCGTTACGACGAGGACACCTCGACCTTCGCGGCCGACGCCACGGGCAACCGCGACAACGGCTTCCTGCGCAACGCGCCGGCGTACCGGCAGACCCCGGCCGCCGTCGCCGGGGAGTCCACCGCGATCGGCTTCGACGGGACGAGCCAGTACGCGTACGGCAACACGCTGTTCCCGGCACCCACCCGCTTCTCGGTCGAGACGTGGATCAAGACGACCACCACCCGGGGCGGCAAGGTCATCGGCTTCGGCAACGCGACGATGCAGAACAGCACCCGTTACGACAAGCACGTCTACATGGCGGACAACGGGCGGCTGCTCTTCGGCGTGTACGACGGCACCTACCGCACCATCACCACGACCGGCGCCTACAACGACGGCGCGTGGCACCATGTCGTCGCCACCCAGGGCACCGGCGGCACGGCGCTGTACGTCGACGGACAGCTGCGCGCGTCCAGTTCCACGCACACCACCAACCAGAACACCCCCGGGTACTGGCGGGTCGGCGGGGACAACCTGGCCAACTGGCCGAGCCACCCGACCAGCAACTTCTTCGCCGGGCAGATCGACGAGACCGCCGTCTACCCGACCGCGCTGAGCGCTTCCCAGGTCAGCGCGCACTACGCGCTGAGGACCGGCTGA
- the gmd gene encoding GDP-mannose 4,6-dehydratase, translating into MAKTALITGVTGQDGSYLSELLLDKGYTVHGLIRRSSSFNTERIDHIYQGPEEANRSFVLHHADLSDGVALVNLLRDIRPDEVYNLGAQSHVRVSFDAPLYTGDVTGLGTVRLLEAVRASGVGTRIYQASSSEMFGSSPPPQNERTPFHPRSPYSVAKVYSYWATVNYREAYGMYAANGILFNHESPRRGETFLTRKVTRGVARIKAGLQDRLHLGNLDAVRDWGYAPEYVDAMWRMLQCDAPDDYVVATGEGVSVRQFVEYAFAHAGLDWTEHVRHDPKYERPSEVDALIGDASKAEELLGWKPEVKTRELARIMVDADTRLLADQLAGATVRVDR; encoded by the coding sequence ATGGCAAAGACCGCGCTGATCACCGGCGTGACCGGTCAGGACGGTTCGTACCTGTCCGAGCTGCTGCTCGACAAGGGGTACACCGTCCACGGCCTGATACGCCGCTCGTCGAGCTTCAACACCGAGCGGATCGACCACATCTACCAGGGGCCCGAGGAAGCGAATCGTTCCTTCGTCCTCCATCACGCCGACCTCTCCGACGGCGTCGCACTGGTCAACCTGCTCCGCGACATCCGCCCCGACGAGGTGTACAACCTGGGCGCCCAGTCGCACGTCCGGGTCTCCTTCGACGCGCCCCTGTACACCGGGGACGTGACCGGGCTCGGCACGGTCCGGCTCCTGGAGGCGGTGCGGGCCAGCGGTGTCGGCACCCGGATCTACCAGGCGTCGTCCTCCGAGATGTTCGGATCCAGTCCGCCCCCGCAGAACGAACGCACCCCTTTCCACCCACGCAGCCCCTACAGCGTGGCCAAGGTCTACTCGTACTGGGCGACCGTCAACTACCGCGAGGCGTACGGCATGTACGCCGCCAACGGCATCCTGTTCAACCACGAGTCGCCGCGCCGGGGCGAGACCTTCCTGACCCGCAAGGTCACCCGTGGGGTCGCCCGGATCAAGGCCGGGCTCCAGGACCGCCTGCATCTGGGCAACCTCGACGCCGTACGCGACTGGGGCTACGCCCCGGAGTACGTGGACGCGATGTGGCGGATGCTCCAGTGCGACGCTCCGGACGACTACGTGGTGGCCACCGGCGAGGGCGTCAGCGTCCGGCAGTTCGTCGAGTACGCCTTCGCGCACGCGGGCCTGGACTGGACGGAGCACGTCCGCCACGACCCGAAGTACGAGCGGCCCAGCGAGGTCGACGCGCTCATCGGCGACGCCTCCAAGGCGGAGGAACTGCTCGGCTGGAAACCCGAGGTGAAGACCCGGGAGCTGGCCCGGATCATGGTCGACGCGGACACCCGGCTGCTGGCCGACCAGCTCGCCGGGGCCACGGTGCGGGTGGACCGGTGA